A genomic window from Desulfovibrio gilichinskyi includes:
- a CDS encoding polyphenol oxidase family protein encodes MAKIDYIPFAFPGLDNISCAFTTRIGGACQSPFDEGNLSFDVGDDPYAVRANRTALAASLGVTHWHESIQVHGDVIHFEPEPQSPEQPPHIEGDGLTSAEKGHALVVKTADCQPILIAHNKGHFVAALHNGWRGNSINFPGKSVAQICAHYGCAPSELMAVRGPSLSPAMAEFVNFNSDFEPGYEKYFNKDSNTVDLWKLTNDQLTGAGIESRNIFGIDMCTYSMKETFFSYRRDRKTGRQVSVIWIK; translated from the coding sequence ATGGCCAAAATAGATTACATACCGTTTGCTTTTCCGGGGCTTGATAATATTTCGTGCGCATTCACAACAAGAATCGGCGGTGCGTGTCAGTCGCCGTTTGATGAAGGCAATCTGTCGTTTGATGTAGGAGACGATCCTTACGCCGTGAGAGCTAACCGAACCGCTTTGGCTGCTTCTCTTGGGGTAACTCATTGGCATGAGAGCATACAGGTTCACGGAGACGTTATACATTTTGAACCGGAACCACAGTCGCCTGAACAGCCTCCGCATATTGAAGGGGACGGACTCACTTCGGCAGAGAAAGGTCATGCTCTTGTTGTCAAAACCGCAGATTGTCAGCCGATTTTAATTGCTCATAATAAAGGGCATTTTGTCGCCGCATTGCATAATGGCTGGCGTGGTAATTCCATAAATTTCCCAGGCAAGAGTGTTGCGCAGATATGTGCCCATTACGGATGCGCTCCTTCTGAGCTTATGGCCGTCAGGGGACCTAGCCTCAGCCCTGCTATGGCTGAATTTGTGAATTTTAATTCTGACTTTGAGCCCGGGTATGAAAAATATTTCAATAAAGACAGTAACACTGTAGATTTATGGAAGTTGACCAATGACCAACTGACAGGCGCAGGAATTGAATCCAGAAATATTTTCGGAATTGATATGTGTACCTACAGTATGAAAGAAACTTTTTTTTCCTACAGGCGTGATAGAAAAACAGGACGGCAGGTTTCCGTAATCTGGATTAAGTAG
- a CDS encoding chemotaxis protein, giving the protein MSQTNILLESGTNELEIVEFFIDETDSVHGGATRRNYYGINVAKVVEIIRLPELTDMPDATDRAVLGAFDLRSEIIPLIDLSSRVGKNRVETEAPKVIVTEFNKISTAFLVSGVTRIHRISWEQVEAPSKQVSSLTANSITGVVKLEGRIVFLLDLEKIVADLNPGMDLTEMPDASLVQKIETQQLKAIIADDSTMIRRMIGQMLEDAGFKVTRTHNGKTAWDKINEWRAKAKDEGKTIDDFLDIVVTDIEMPVMDGHNLTKRIKDDPELRHLPVLLCSSIITDTLFHKGESVGADDQISKAEINQLAERVFKLIERKHAEQ; this is encoded by the coding sequence ATGTCCCAAACAAATATTCTTCTTGAATCAGGCACTAATGAGCTTGAAATCGTCGAATTTTTTATTGATGAAACTGACAGTGTCCATGGCGGAGCGACCAGACGTAACTATTACGGCATAAATGTCGCTAAAGTTGTTGAAATTATTCGCCTTCCGGAACTGACTGATATGCCTGATGCGACAGACAGAGCCGTCCTTGGAGCCTTTGATCTCAGATCTGAAATAATACCTTTAATTGATCTCAGCAGCCGTGTCGGTAAAAACCGAGTTGAAACCGAAGCCCCTAAAGTTATCGTTACAGAATTCAATAAAATTTCTACAGCCTTCCTTGTTTCCGGTGTAACAAGAATTCACCGCATAAGCTGGGAACAGGTTGAAGCTCCAAGCAAACAGGTCTCGTCCCTTACAGCCAACTCCATTACCGGTGTTGTTAAGCTTGAAGGGCGCATCGTATTCCTGCTGGACCTTGAAAAAATTGTTGCTGACCTTAACCCGGGCATGGATCTTACAGAAATGCCTGATGCTTCTCTGGTCCAGAAAATTGAAACACAGCAACTCAAAGCAATCATTGCTGATGACTCAACCATGATCCGCCGTATGATCGGGCAAATGCTCGAAGATGCCGGATTCAAGGTAACCAGAACGCACAATGGTAAAACTGCGTGGGATAAGATCAACGAATGGCGTGCTAAGGCAAAAGACGAAGGAAAAACCATTGATGATTTCCTCGACATCGTTGTCACAGATATCGAAATGCCGGTCATGGACGGTCATAATCTGACCAAAAGAATTAAGGATGATCCGGAACTCAGACATCTGCCAGTATTGCTTTGCTCTTCCATCATCACTGACACACTCTTCCATAAGGGTGAATCAGTTGGCGCAGATGACCAGATTTCAAAAGCTGAAATTAATCAGTTAGCTGAAAGAGTTTTCAAGCTGATTGAAAGAAAGCACGCTGAACAGTAA
- a CDS encoding glycosyltransferase, whose translation MLARTVIHHTALKKSGGATRVALLILNGLEESGYTTLHSYEASENPLDPLISAEEAAMKIPGNTVVHLHSSADPAKFISALPETVRLIVTLHDSQMITGGCSHPLDCTHFKKKCLNPCPRGFADSEEVRRTSIETLLKREAVLISPSKWLANQAKIADPRLLVKIIPNGIPWPDSIGDKKIAREKLRVPIAAKVVLFIAHGGVNAAYKSGSQWAAYWEGIKKKVPDAIGFAIGGSENSRDGDFITIPYVDRETLGEFMTAANVLAYPTLADNHPLIILEAMSKGLPSVSYAVGGVVEQIVSGTNGILVTPYNKKDLVENISTLLLAPRVSKELGVSAFQTGSKKFSQIRMLKDYKKVYSRLDLN comes from the coding sequence ATGTTAGCGCGAACAGTCATCCACCATACAGCTCTTAAAAAAAGCGGCGGAGCTACAAGGGTGGCCCTGCTGATTCTCAATGGACTTGAAGAATCAGGATATACCACACTTCACTCATATGAAGCATCTGAAAATCCACTTGACCCGCTAATCTCTGCTGAAGAAGCAGCAATGAAAATTCCAGGCAACACCGTAGTACATCTTCATTCTTCTGCTGATCCTGCAAAATTTATTTCAGCACTGCCGGAAACGGTACGCCTTATTGTTACTCTTCATGATTCTCAAATGATCACAGGTGGATGTTCACACCCTTTAGATTGTACTCACTTTAAAAAAAAATGTTTGAATCCCTGCCCTAGAGGCTTTGCCGACTCCGAAGAAGTTCGCAGAACCAGCATCGAAACACTACTAAAGCGTGAGGCTGTTTTAATTTCTCCATCTAAATGGCTGGCTAACCAGGCTAAAATTGCAGACCCGCGCCTTTTAGTGAAAATTATTCCAAACGGCATACCATGGCCGGATTCGATTGGAGATAAGAAAATAGCCAGAGAAAAATTAAGGGTACCTATTGCAGCTAAAGTAGTTCTCTTCATTGCTCACGGAGGCGTTAACGCGGCCTATAAATCAGGCTCGCAGTGGGCTGCTTACTGGGAAGGAATCAAAAAGAAAGTTCCAGACGCAATCGGCTTTGCCATCGGCGGAAGTGAAAATTCCAGAGATGGTGATTTCATAACTATCCCCTATGTGGACAGAGAGACATTAGGCGAATTTATGACAGCGGCAAATGTCCTTGCATATCCTACTCTGGCTGATAACCATCCGCTGATAATACTTGAAGCCATGTCAAAAGGACTACCGTCCGTCAGCTATGCCGTAGGAGGAGTTGTTGAGCAGATTGTAAGCGGAACAAACGGTATACTCGTAACACCTTATAATAAAAAAGACCTAGTCGAAAACATTTCAACATTGCTTTTAGCACCCCGTGTCTCCAAAGAACTTGGGGTCTCAGCCTTTCAAACCGGTTCAAAAAAGTTTTCACAGATAAGGATGCTTAAAGACTATAAAAAAGTATATTCACGACTAGACCTAAATTAG
- a CDS encoding glycosyltransferase family 4 protein — protein sequence MKTQRIWGTLDPFYETGPVLGRKVANIGFLNGLLTEDPFDEYHFFLSGGNIHASLSSFISTNFSKLLENNKVKILDRRDLPEYISKQEYFCFHQSDCIVYPPHLARVRNAFAKNIFPITGTTHSLSYSNYGSSFLNYIWKGTTARDCIVATSTPGMQVVEKYIMHLREGFELDEKKFPSPQIRKIPLGINPSAFTVPTAQQKLVALKNLELNPDENRVNILVFGRIAHYSKMDILPLLRAMQRVFAAGIDRKDVRVILAGWMDDGDDFPQTLKELSRNMGLELSIFARPTDLQKLDLYRAADIYVSISDNPQETFGLTILEAGAMGLPVIASDYDGYKDLVVHNETGLLIETIGPAATPAEDLMAPLCYDNQYHLLLAQQTAVDTPKLAKGLEQLIRDPQLRSSMGRAGAARINKKFTWKEVIRQHVELWQNLNNAPVETEGLSEILHPAQVRFGEVFSHYPTSVINDETKVVTGSTGQAIYHGKEFPLVYQGIERHLKQEVIRKISFFARKPITTLELCAKIKSIAPGLSSREAEFHILWSLKHDILEKPC from the coding sequence ATGAAAACTCAAAGAATATGGGGAACTTTGGACCCCTTTTACGAAACAGGGCCGGTTCTTGGACGCAAAGTCGCGAATATTGGTTTTCTAAATGGACTGCTGACCGAAGACCCTTTTGATGAATATCATTTTTTTCTGAGCGGCGGGAATATTCATGCCAGTTTAAGCAGCTTTATAAGCACTAACTTTTCTAAATTATTAGAGAATAATAAAGTCAAAATTTTGGATCGGCGAGATTTGCCTGAATATATAAGCAAGCAGGAATACTTTTGCTTTCATCAATCCGACTGCATAGTGTATCCTCCCCACCTTGCACGTGTAAGAAACGCTTTCGCAAAGAACATATTTCCTATCACCGGAACCACTCACTCGCTTAGCTACAGCAATTACGGATCATCTTTTCTTAATTATATATGGAAGGGCACAACTGCACGAGATTGCATTGTTGCCACGTCCACTCCCGGCATGCAGGTTGTCGAAAAATATATTATGCATCTGCGTGAAGGGTTTGAACTTGATGAGAAGAAATTCCCATCTCCGCAAATCAGGAAAATACCACTTGGAATCAATCCGTCAGCATTCACGGTGCCGACCGCTCAGCAAAAACTGGTAGCCTTAAAAAACTTAGAACTGAATCCAGACGAAAACAGGGTTAATATTTTAGTTTTCGGACGCATCGCCCATTATTCCAAAATGGATATTCTGCCCCTGTTGAGGGCTATGCAGCGTGTTTTCGCAGCCGGAATAGACAGAAAAGATGTGCGGGTCATTCTAGCCGGATGGATGGACGACGGAGACGATTTTCCGCAGACATTGAAAGAATTGAGTCGCAACATGGGACTTGAATTATCTATTTTTGCAAGGCCGACCGATCTTCAAAAGCTTGATCTTTACCGCGCGGCAGATATCTATGTCTCCATTTCAGATAATCCGCAGGAAACTTTCGGGCTGACCATACTTGAAGCCGGGGCTATGGGGCTTCCCGTCATCGCTTCTGACTACGACGGATATAAAGATCTGGTTGTGCATAACGAAACAGGATTACTGATCGAAACCATAGGACCGGCGGCAACACCTGCTGAAGACCTTATGGCCCCGCTGTGTTATGACAATCAATACCACCTGCTCCTTGCCCAGCAAACAGCAGTAGATACTCCGAAGCTGGCAAAAGGGCTTGAACAGCTGATAAGAGATCCGCAATTACGGTCTTCTATGGGGCGTGCCGGAGCTGCGAGAATAAACAAAAAATTTACATGGAAAGAAGTAATCCGTCAGCATGTCGAGCTGTGGCAAAACCTGAATAATGCTCCTGTTGAAACAGAAGGACTTTCGGAAATACTACATCCTGCTCAGGTGCGATTCGGCGAAGTTTTTTCTCACTACCCGACATCAGTTATAAACGACGAAACAAAGGTCGTAACAGGCTCTACAGGGCAGGCTATCTATCATGGAAAAGAGTTCCCGCTCGTATATCAAGGAATTGAAAGACACCTTAAGCAGGAAGTTATCCGTAAAATATCTTTTTTTGCCCGCAAGCCCATTACTACTTTAGAGCTCTGTGCCAAAATAAAATCCATTGCTCCGGGATTAAGCAGCCGGGAAGCTGAATTCCATATTTTATGGTCTTTAAAACATGATATTCTGGAAAAACCATGTTAG
- a CDS encoding GGDEF domain-containing protein, translating into MKRGERPELLWGFGLNSIEAGKIEDSLGPGFFLRNFSERSLPGDKELLQPEKPSATWIPLRVWNELSEARRDSYRKLESTQRILIQDDSEKNVDLESVLEDGFLAVISSPLTTSKVQDALFRAKEVSGLYGDLYRMTEEIIMERELLSRKTEQLMFLNTVLSNATERLEVSDILGQAAEDLKLLLPVLSVQGVFWDVVPAGAKTEAEIFINPGLIPAVQGEWIEFMIGSVTKLSGIEVGGYKISETTHAGDVAMCYGPTGGRVLALPLITRGEKFGCLVMLCDKSVRLAKDQVNTLNAAVNHLSLALNNALMFTKIKTRADRDGLTRVYNRRSFDERLVEELRRHQRHSMDLSLLMIDLDYFKSVNDTYGHMAGDLVLETIARIFEETFRTTDFIARYGGEEFVILLPHTKVDQAEMLAERIREKIESHTMSYRDENFKITASIGVSSVRPGSLAKGTEIVRKADDALYKAKDQGRNKVVVSDSHARLKVV; encoded by the coding sequence ATGAAGAGAGGAGAAAGGCCTGAACTGCTTTGGGGGTTCGGTCTAAACAGCATAGAAGCCGGCAAAATAGAGGATTCTCTCGGGCCGGGATTTTTCTTAAGGAATTTTTCCGAAAGATCCCTTCCCGGTGATAAAGAATTACTTCAGCCTGAAAAGCCTTCTGCTACATGGATTCCGCTACGGGTTTGGAATGAACTTTCTGAAGCCCGTCGTGATTCTTATCGTAAGCTCGAATCTACTCAGCGTATTCTTATACAGGATGATTCTGAAAAGAATGTTGATCTTGAGAGTGTTCTTGAAGACGGATTTCTTGCAGTAATAAGTTCGCCGTTAACAACCTCTAAGGTTCAGGATGCTCTTTTCAGAGCAAAGGAAGTCTCCGGTCTTTATGGAGACCTCTATAGAATGACTGAAGAGATCATAATGGAGCGGGAGCTTCTTTCCCGCAAAACAGAACAGCTCATGTTCCTTAATACTGTCCTCTCCAACGCTACCGAGCGTCTTGAAGTTTCAGATATTCTGGGACAGGCTGCAGAGGATTTAAAGCTGTTGCTTCCGGTTCTTTCTGTTCAAGGCGTTTTTTGGGATGTTGTCCCCGCCGGAGCGAAAACAGAAGCTGAAATTTTTATTAATCCCGGTCTCATCCCTGCTGTTCAGGGAGAATGGATCGAGTTTATGATTGGCAGTGTTACAAAGCTCAGCGGAATAGAAGTCGGCGGATATAAAATTTCTGAAACCACGCATGCTGGTGACGTTGCAATGTGCTACGGACCGACCGGCGGAAGAGTGCTTGCCCTCCCTTTGATTACACGAGGCGAAAAGTTCGGTTGTCTGGTTATGCTTTGCGATAAGTCGGTAAGGCTTGCAAAGGATCAGGTTAACACGCTTAACGCTGCTGTGAATCATTTGTCGCTTGCCCTGAATAACGCTTTGATGTTTACCAAGATCAAGACCCGCGCGGATCGTGACGGACTTACCAGAGTTTACAATCGTCGCAGTTTTGATGAAAGGCTGGTTGAAGAACTCAGACGCCATCAGCGTCACAGCATGGATCTGTCGTTATTGATGATTGATCTCGATTATTTCAAGAGTGTAAACGATACTTACGGGCATATGGCGGGTGACCTTGTTCTTGAAACAATAGCAAGAATTTTTGAAGAAACATTCAGAACTACAGATTTTATTGCCCGTTACGGCGGAGAAGAGTTCGTTATTCTGCTCCCTCATACCAAGGTTGATCAGGCTGAGATGCTTGCTGAACGGATCAGGGAAAAGATAGAATCTCATACTATGTCTTATCGTGATGAAAATTTTAAGATCACAGCAAGTATAGGAGTTTCTTCTGTCCGCCCCGGAAGCCTCGCAAAAGGTACTGAAATAGTACGCAAGGCTGATGATGCCTTATACAAAGCTAAGGATCAGGGACGTAATAAAGTCGTTGTCTCCGATTCTCATGCAAGGCTGAAGGTAGTATAA
- a CDS encoding queuosine precursor transporter, with protein sequence MNEILWIGFALLDLSLVLVVYKFFGKTGLFGLIVFNLILCNIQVLKTIQLFGMTTTLGNVLYASVFLSTDILSEFHGKKEAQKAVFLGFMILVMAVVYMQLALMFTPSAEDFAQPHLEVIFGFLPRLALGSLCAYLISQLNDVYIFHKIKDKYGERHLWLRNNASTLLSQLLDSAVFCFIALWGVFPADVWLEIFFTTYLFKVIVAVMDTPFIYLARKIRCRS encoded by the coding sequence ATGAATGAGATTCTTTGGATTGGATTTGCTCTACTTGATTTGAGCCTTGTGCTTGTTGTGTATAAATTTTTCGGAAAAACAGGCTTGTTCGGGCTGATAGTTTTTAACCTGATACTTTGTAATATTCAGGTGTTAAAAACTATTCAGCTGTTCGGAATGACCACAACGCTGGGTAATGTTCTGTATGCCAGTGTTTTTCTTTCAACGGATATTTTAAGCGAGTTTCATGGAAAGAAGGAAGCACAAAAGGCGGTCTTTCTGGGTTTTATGATTCTTGTGATGGCCGTTGTCTATATGCAACTGGCTTTGATGTTTACTCCGTCAGCTGAGGATTTCGCTCAGCCTCACCTTGAAGTTATTTTCGGTTTTCTGCCTAGGCTTGCACTTGGAAGTCTTTGTGCTTATCTTATTTCACAGCTTAATGATGTTTATATTTTTCATAAGATTAAAGACAAGTATGGCGAAAGACATCTCTGGCTTAGAAATAATGCCAGCACGCTGCTAAGCCAGCTTCTTGATTCAGCTGTTTTCTGCTTTATCGCACTGTGGGGAGTCTTTCCTGCAGATGTATGGCTTGAAATATTTTTCACCACCTATCTTTTCAAAGTAATTGTGGCGGTTATGGATACTCCTTTTATATACCTTGCGCGCAAAATACGCTGCCGTTCATGA
- the dapF gene encoding diaminopimelate epimerase, whose translation MSQMFGKAVPFYKMQGCGNDFVIIDNRKLGVPVEKMPEWAEKICKRAFGVYADGLLFIEKGPDGSGLDFKWQFYNSDGSRAEMCGNASRCVGRLAHALGIAGEQHVFGSDAGPIRVQVFPLQEEVKVQLTDPVDVKLNQTIEVDGEKYTYHFANTGVPHVVVQVADVDKVDVKKLGSAFRYHKDFAPAGTNVNFVQIDDNDSLIVRTYERGVEDETYACGTGVSAVQVTLQRLGLTDAAVRVRTSGGEILKVIIEGESVFLQGGAELTFSGELFLESLDIDF comes from the coding sequence ATGAGTCAGATGTTCGGTAAAGCCGTTCCTTTTTATAAGATGCAGGGTTGCGGAAATGATTTCGTTATAATTGATAACCGTAAACTCGGAGTTCCCGTTGAAAAAATGCCTGAATGGGCTGAAAAAATTTGTAAGCGGGCTTTCGGGGTATATGCTGACGGACTGCTTTTTATTGAAAAGGGTCCTGATGGATCAGGATTAGACTTCAAGTGGCAGTTTTATAATTCAGACGGATCAAGGGCTGAGATGTGCGGAAACGCTTCCCGCTGTGTCGGACGCCTTGCTCATGCCTTAGGCATTGCCGGAGAACAGCACGTTTTCGGATCTGATGCCGGGCCTATCAGAGTGCAGGTGTTTCCGTTGCAGGAAGAGGTTAAAGTTCAGCTGACTGATCCAGTAGATGTAAAACTTAATCAGACAATTGAAGTTGACGGCGAGAAATATACTTACCACTTTGCGAACACCGGAGTACCTCATGTTGTTGTGCAGGTCGCGGATGTTGATAAGGTAGATGTTAAGAAGCTTGGAAGCGCATTCAGGTATCATAAAGATTTCGCTCCGGCAGGAACCAATGTTAATTTTGTTCAGATTGATGATAATGACAGCCTTATCGTGCGCACTTATGAACGCGGAGTTGAAGATGAAACTTATGCTTGCGGTACAGGTGTAAGCGCAGTGCAGGTAACCTTGCAGAGACTGGGACTTACCGATGCGGCGGTGCGTGTCAGAACTTCCGGCGGTGAAATCCTTAAAGTTATAATCGAAGGCGAAAGTGTTTTCCTTCAGGGTGGCGCAGAGCTCACTTTTTCCGGGGAATTGTTTTTGGAATCATTGGATATTGATTTTTAG
- a CDS encoding phage regulatory CII family protein, which yields MGNNELTKLLQDVVLKNEKPARDVATEINKPYPTLLREINPEDKGAKVGIEELVPLMRSTGSIRPLTRLANIMGYVLVPMDINPGDPDEANYMALDLMDGFGRYSKALKSALQADPKEDLVSIVEQEGFEAITAILTMVHYLRKRAEEEKTKNAPRLAQVS from the coding sequence ATGGGAAATAATGAACTTACTAAGCTTTTGCAGGACGTTGTACTTAAAAATGAAAAGCCTGCCCGTGACGTTGCAACAGAAATAAACAAACCTTACCCAACACTTCTTCGTGAAATCAATCCTGAAGATAAAGGTGCTAAAGTAGGTATTGAAGAGCTTGTTCCTCTCATGAGATCAACAGGAAGCATTCGTCCGCTGACCAGACTTGCAAATATTATGGGTTACGTTCTCGTTCCTATGGATATTAATCCTGGTGATCCTGATGAAGCAAACTACATGGCTCTTGATTTGATGGATGGTTTTGGAAGATATTCCAAGGCTCTTAAAAGTGCGTTGCAGGCTGATCCTAAAGAAGATTTGGTCAGCATTGTCGAGCAGGAAGGCTTTGAAGCTATCACAGCAATTTTAACAATGGTTCATTACCTACGTAAGAGAGCTGAAGAAGAAAAGACTAAAAACGCTCCCCGTCTTGCTCAGGTAAGCTAG
- a CDS encoding methyl-accepting chemotaxis protein — protein MRFSLRKKIITIACGAAIIPIVAMLILTHLLESSLSESVASEIHTLITSHVSQVTSDLYDECRTSNDSLMRETKRASMSLQSMLDDSGDIRLLEKESTWTIVNPLIKDKIISVPVLMIGDYSLTFDKRKNESLPFLAESSEISGAYCTVYQRLNQTGDMLVVDTTTEAGKENMVIGEIYYSLNDQGQRESVIDEILAGQTVSRHCEDSDGIKFIVYSPFKDKSGNIVGMLSVQMHDDISDNMHRSVLKTSINKSGFVWILGAKGQNKGKYILSRFSSAEEQVQAKKGTYDTALIDQLISKAVKAGEGKLLTEEYLWKLAPDDTGRMKLSVYTYFAPWEWIIGSGVYLDEYNGIRDRLTGTVEKLSHWLGLTGVILLVLTIVISTTVSGLIANPIIHMVDIAKLIANGDIFGARRSIETLEKICPNAGNAAQNADRQDSLDETGQLYLAFRNMVESLGSLVGQVQRSGIQVTTSSTEITASARQLDITFNQQASATTQISATSLEISANSGELAGTMGEVNASASKMAMLAQEGQDGIKTMIRVMDDLSVSTSSITDKLAGINERANSIEGIVGTITKVADRTNLLSLNAAIEAEKAGKFGQGFSVVAGEIRRLADQTSVAALEIETTIENMRVAVDSGVVEMDRFAEDVRCGAGKAARIGKKLEGIMVGVKDLNPRIELVNDGMSAQAEGAEQISEAMGQLSDTATHTAESLKEFNRAASQLNEAVQGLRDEVSRFRVSE, from the coding sequence ATGCGCTTTTCCTTAAGAAAAAAGATTATAACGATTGCCTGCGGAGCTGCGATTATCCCAATTGTCGCTATGCTTATCCTTACCCATCTTTTAGAATCAAGCTTAAGCGAAAGTGTAGCTTCGGAGATTCACACTCTCATAACTTCACATGTTTCACAGGTTACCAGTGATCTTTACGATGAATGCAGAACTTCGAATGACTCGCTCATGCGTGAAACTAAACGCGCTTCAATGTCTTTGCAGTCAATGCTGGATGACAGCGGAGATATCAGGCTTCTTGAAAAAGAATCGACGTGGACCATTGTTAATCCTCTGATAAAAGATAAAATCATTTCAGTTCCTGTGCTTATGATAGGTGATTACAGCTTAACCTTTGATAAGCGGAAAAACGAATCACTTCCTTTTCTTGCAGAGTCTTCCGAAATATCAGGCGCGTATTGTACTGTCTATCAGCGTCTTAACCAGACGGGAGACATGCTCGTTGTCGATACCACCACTGAAGCCGGCAAAGAAAATATGGTGATCGGTGAAATTTATTATTCGCTAAATGATCAAGGTCAGCGTGAATCTGTTATCGATGAGATCCTTGCCGGGCAGACTGTGAGCAGGCACTGCGAAGACAGCGATGGCATCAAGTTCATTGTTTACTCCCCTTTTAAGGATAAAAGCGGAAATATTGTCGGCATGCTCAGTGTCCAGATGCATGATGATATTTCTGATAATATGCATAGATCTGTCCTTAAGACTTCTATTAACAAATCCGGTTTTGTCTGGATTCTCGGGGCTAAAGGGCAGAATAAAGGGAAATATATTTTATCACGTTTCAGCAGTGCCGAAGAACAAGTACAAGCGAAAAAAGGGACGTATGACACGGCCTTAATTGATCAGTTGATTTCAAAGGCAGTTAAGGCCGGAGAGGGGAAGCTTTTAACCGAAGAATATCTCTGGAAGCTGGCACCGGATGATACAGGACGTATGAAACTTTCTGTTTATACATATTTTGCTCCATGGGAGTGGATTATAGGTTCTGGAGTTTATCTTGATGAATATAACGGTATTCGGGATCGTCTGACCGGAACAGTCGAAAAACTTTCTCATTGGCTTGGCCTTACAGGGGTTATATTGCTGGTATTGACCATTGTAATTTCAACAACCGTAAGCGGGCTCATTGCCAATCCCATCATTCATATGGTCGATATTGCCAAATTGATTGCAAACGGTGATATCTTCGGAGCCAGACGTTCTATTGAAACTCTTGAAAAGATATGCCCTAATGCCGGCAATGCTGCCCAAAATGCCGATCGCCAAGATAGTCTTGATGAGACTGGGCAGCTTTATCTTGCGTTCAGGAATATGGTTGAAAGTTTAGGTTCTCTTGTGGGGCAGGTTCAACGTTCCGGTATTCAGGTAACAACTTCTTCTACAGAGATAACAGCCTCGGCCAGACAACTTGATATTACCTTTAATCAGCAGGCTTCAGCAACGACTCAGATAAGTGCTACCAGTCTGGAAATCTCAGCTAATTCAGGAGAACTTGCCGGAACAATGGGTGAAGTCAATGCTTCTGCCTCAAAAATGGCGATGCTGGCGCAGGAAGGGCAGGACGGGATAAAAACCATGATCCGGGTTATGGATGACCTGAGTGTTTCAACCTCAAGTATTACTGATAAATTAGCCGGAATCAATGAACGGGCAAATTCTATTGAAGGAATTGTCGGCACGATCACAAAGGTTGCGGACCGGACGAATTTACTTTCGCTGAATGCGGCGATTGAGGCTGAAAAGGCCGGAAAGTTCGGGCAGGGGTTCTCGGTTGTGGCAGGAGAAATACGCAGGCTTGCAGATCAGACCTCCGTTGCGGCTCTTGAAATTGAAACGACGATAGAAAATATGCGTGTTGCGGTGGATTCCGGTGTTGTTGAGATGGACCGTTTCGCGGAGGATGTACGCTGCGGAGCCGGAAAAGCTGCAAGAATTGGTAAGAAGCTTGAAGGTATTATGGTAGGTGTCAAGGATCTTAATCCAAGGATCGAACTGGTTAATGACGGTATGTCTGCGCAGGCCGAAGGGGCTGAACAAATCAGCGAGGCCATGGGGCAACTTTCAGATACTGCAACTCATACTGCCGAATCCCTTAAAGAGTTTAACCGGGCGGCTTCTCAGCTTAATGAGGCTGTTCAAGGTCTTAGAGATGAAGTTTCGCGCTTCAGGGTGAGTGAATAA
- a CDS encoding chemotaxis protein CheW has protein sequence MLVLTFQIGQYAYGLEARLVAEVVPPTVYKELPRSPEYIKGIFNYRGIITPVVDLSILATDKPCKPLMSTRVIVLDLADLDPAEERGKKFLGMIAENITETVKISDSDFESSGLDIPDAPWLGRVARVAGGMLQLIKPGKLLSDELRTVLFSKEEIEQVNR, from the coding sequence ATGCTCGTTCTTACTTTTCAAATCGGGCAATACGCTTACGGTCTTGAAGCCAGACTCGTTGCGGAAGTTGTCCCTCCTACTGTGTATAAGGAACTTCCGCGTTCTCCTGAGTACATTAAAGGGATATTCAATTATCGCGGCATAATTACTCCTGTAGTCGATCTTTCAATTCTTGCAACCGATAAGCCTTGCAAGCCTTTAATGAGTACCCGTGTAATTGTTCTGGATCTTGCTGATTTAGATCCTGCCGAAGAGCGCGGCAAAAAATTTCTGGGGATGATTGCAGAAAATATTACTGAGACTGTGAAAATTTCGGATTCAGATTTTGAATCCTCGGGGCTGGATATTCCTGATGCCCCTTGGCTTGGCAGGGTTGCGAGAGTTGCAGGCGGTATGCTCCAGCTTATTAAACCTGGCAAACTGCTTTCAGATGAGTTGCGGACGGTTCTTTTTTCCAAGGAAGAAATAGAGCAGGTTAACAGGTAA